A region of Desulfolithobacter dissulfuricans DNA encodes the following proteins:
- a CDS encoding efflux RND transporter permease subunit, producing MNKSWIERLLGRPYFIYSFLTLFLFLGVLGYSRLDRKLFPDSNYPEIAVVIVQPGGSAKTIAANIAVPVEEELYTLDKVRRVYSTTIDEVSVIRAEFEYSRNLEMAASDVTTAIGKIRSSLPADILEPQIHKISSATAPVVVIAISPGDDSIPLEDIRQLADNTFKQELIKLPGVANVDVFGGYKKEIQVIVDKEKLDRYGLGIGQVLSVLQANNRDYAIGFLSSESSRYLLKSPGRAESIEGIRSLRLTPDVTLADVARVYFGHYENSASYFGNGREAIALAVQRGLDADVVRTIDRVEAELDRIRARYPGLHFEITDTQKDTIVQSTENMFESLRDAILMSIFVVFLFLASFRQVLVVLFTIPLVYAATVALMWLVGIEFNVVTLTGIILALGLLLDDAVVVMENIERHYRELGSEIHKAVMEGTREIMFADLSGTVTTMIALAPILFVGGYPQTVFRPLTSTLLLALAASYVISITAVPLLSLAILRLDYPWLLKAEAMFHRLTSRVNDGIQQFFASAVDLALRRRVVAVLYFIFLIGLFVVSVRGIMPIVGRELMPPMDTGGVQIKVTTDPNLPIEKSIQVAREVSRIVKKNGKLDRLSAAIGSEAGVLSIGSGSGSDHIAVTATYVNRYERDESVWEIERRLRKQLAGIENVKRVDVSDYGATALSSIRANIDIMLSAPDFEDLVQAGDRVEKVLYRTRGVVSVGRTWDIDKTVYNLEIDRERAALYGLRNSDITGQLQALLRGALVSSFPAANSSDFGVRVWLPASQRDRLELLSTILIDTPGGEKIPLGALATITRDFEPGVINREGLNYTLNVYGYREKAAISHIMDNFQENFTGTKLPPSVTLEQVGDIKEFKNSAGRMVTAIGFAVILIFFTLITFFDSVKVSLMIILSIPLTIIGASWTLLLLDYHVSMPAMMGFILLSGIIVNNAILLIHFAQEKMDEGMDRRAAMLESIRIRARPVLMTAFAVAVGMIPIALGSAIGLERLAPLGAVAIGGLLVGTFLTLLFIPLIFIWTTRKSAARGTPA from the coding sequence ATGAATAAGAGCTGGATTGAGAGGCTGCTCGGGCGGCCCTATTTTATCTATTCGTTTCTGACCCTTTTTCTCTTTCTCGGGGTCCTGGGCTACAGCCGGCTGGACCGGAAACTCTTTCCCGATTCTAATTATCCCGAGATCGCGGTGGTTATCGTCCAGCCAGGCGGTTCGGCCAAGACCATTGCCGCAAATATCGCCGTGCCGGTGGAGGAGGAACTCTATACCCTGGACAAGGTCCGCCGGGTCTACTCCACAACCATCGACGAGGTCAGCGTGATCCGGGCCGAGTTCGAGTACTCCAGGAACCTGGAGATGGCGGCCAGCGACGTGACCACGGCGATTGGCAAGATCCGCTCCTCCCTGCCGGCCGATATCCTGGAGCCGCAGATCCACAAGATCTCCTCGGCCACCGCGCCGGTGGTGGTGATCGCCATAAGCCCGGGCGATGACTCCATCCCGCTCGAGGATATCCGCCAGCTGGCGGACAATACTTTCAAACAGGAGCTGATCAAGCTCCCCGGGGTGGCCAACGTGGATGTCTTTGGCGGCTATAAAAAGGAAATCCAGGTCATCGTCGACAAGGAGAAACTGGACCGCTACGGGCTTGGCATCGGTCAGGTGCTGTCGGTTCTCCAGGCCAACAACCGGGATTATGCCATCGGTTTTCTCTCGAGCGAGTCGAGCCGGTACCTGCTCAAATCTCCGGGCCGGGCCGAGAGTATCGAGGGTATCCGTTCCCTGCGCCTGACCCCGGATGTGACCCTGGCCGATGTGGCCCGGGTCTATTTCGGTCATTACGAGAACTCAGCCTCCTATTTCGGTAACGGCCGGGAGGCCATCGCCCTGGCCGTGCAACGCGGCCTTGATGCCGACGTGGTCCGGACCATCGATCGGGTGGAGGCCGAGTTGGACAGGATCCGGGCCCGCTATCCCGGGCTGCATTTTGAAATTACCGATACCCAGAAGGACACCATTGTCCAGTCCACCGAGAACATGTTCGAGTCGCTCCGCGATGCGATCCTGATGTCCATTTTCGTGGTTTTCCTCTTTCTGGCCAGTTTCCGGCAGGTCCTGGTGGTGCTGTTCACCATTCCCCTGGTCTATGCCGCCACCGTGGCCCTGATGTGGCTGGTGGGCATCGAGTTCAACGTGGTGACCCTGACCGGTATCATTCTGGCCCTGGGCCTGCTGCTTGACGACGCGGTGGTGGTCATGGAGAACATCGAGCGCCATTACCGGGAACTGGGATCCGAGATCCACAAGGCGGTCATGGAGGGGACCAGGGAGATCATGTTCGCCGATCTCTCCGGTACCGTAACCACCATGATCGCCCTAGCGCCGATTCTCTTTGTCGGCGGCTATCCGCAGACGGTGTTTAGACCCCTGACTTCGACCCTGCTCCTGGCGCTGGCGGCCTCGTATGTGATCTCCATCACTGCGGTGCCGCTGCTGTCCCTGGCCATCCTCAGGCTGGATTATCCCTGGCTGCTCAAGGCCGAGGCCATGTTTCACCGGCTGACCAGCCGGGTCAACGATGGGATCCAGCAGTTCTTCGCCTCAGCCGTGGACCTGGCGCTGCGCCGCAGGGTGGTTGCCGTGCTCTATTTTATCTTCCTGATCGGTCTGTTTGTGGTCAGTGTCCGGGGAATCATGCCTATTGTCGGAAGGGAGCTGATGCCGCCCATGGATACCGGCGGAGTACAGATCAAGGTGACAACTGATCCCAACCTGCCCATTGAAAAGAGCATCCAGGTGGCCCGGGAGGTGAGTCGGATCGTTAAGAAAAACGGCAAGCTGGACCGGCTCTCGGCGGCTATCGGCAGCGAGGCAGGGGTGCTGAGTATCGGCAGTGGCTCGGGCAGCGATCACATCGCGGTGACCGCCACCTACGTCAATCGATACGAGCGTGACGAGTCTGTCTGGGAGATCGAGAGACGGCTGCGCAAACAGCTGGCCGGGATCGAAAACGTCAAGCGGGTCGATGTGTCCGATTACGGGGCTACAGCCCTTTCCAGTATCCGGGCCAATATCGATATCATGCTTTCCGCCCCGGATTTCGAGGACCTGGTCCAGGCCGGCGACCGGGTCGAAAAGGTCCTCTACAGGACCCGGGGCGTCGTGTCCGTGGGCCGGACCTGGGATATAGACAAGACGGTCTACAACCTGGAGATCGATCGGGAGCGGGCGGCCCTGTACGGTCTGCGTAACTCCGATATCACCGGTCAGCTCCAGGCCCTGCTCCGCGGCGCCCTGGTGTCCAGCTTCCCGGCCGCCAACAGCAGCGATTTCGGGGTTCGGGTCTGGTTGCCCGCAAGCCAGCGGGATCGGCTGGAGCTGCTCTCCACCATCCTGATCGATACCCCCGGGGGCGAGAAGATTCCCCTGGGCGCCCTGGCGACCATAACCCGGGACTTTGAACCCGGGGTGATCAACAGGGAGGGGCTCAACTACACCTTGAACGTCTACGGATACCGGGAGAAGGCGGCCATCTCCCACATCATGGATAATTTCCAGGAAAATTTTACCGGTACGAAACTACCACCCTCGGTGACCCTGGAACAGGTGGGCGATATCAAGGAGTTCAAGAATTCGGCCGGGCGCATGGTCACGGCCATTGGTTTTGCGGTGATCCTGATCTTTTTCACCCTGATCACCTTTTTCGACTCGGTCAAGGTGTCGCTGATGATTATCCTTTCCATCCCCCTGACCATCATCGGCGCCTCCTGGACCCTGCTCCTGCTCGACTACCACGTCTCCATGCCGGCCATGATGGGTTTTATCCTCCTGTCCGGCATCATCGTCAACAATGCCATCCTCCTGATCCATTTCGCCCAGGAGAAGATGGACGAGGGCATGGACAGGCGGGCCGCCATGCTGGAGAGTATTCGTATCCGTGCCCGACCGGTCCTGATGACCGCCTTCGCGGTGGCTGTGGGCATGATCCCCATCGCCCTTGGTTCGGCCATCGGCCTGGAGCGGCTGGCACCGCTGGGGGCTGTGGCCATCGGCGGGCTGCTGGTGGGTACTTTTCTCACCTTGCTCTTTATTCCGCTGATCTTTATCTGGACCACCCGCAAGAGCGCGGCAAGGGGTACGCCTGCTTGA
- a CDS encoding efflux RND transporter periplasmic adaptor subunit: MKKIVLVLLLVVLVVGGVKLVKKRKQAMVQTPLPIPVTYRVRTVEPSSRTVRQTNTFLARLESRHSVEIASKLNGRIGALPVRESQVVHQGDLLVQLDDLEIQASIDGLRASLASARSQRDYAKKQLDRNRALFDAGGLAREKLEASEVACNTASATVEEILQKIRGLENQLAYSRIMAPFDGIVGTVFLHQGDLATPGRPVLRLNSLPQKLTFSFMPCPGGVQTGQDVLYKGVKIGTVALVYDDARQGLWVAEVVLDNRLERPSGSYLTIEVVTGQGTGCGVPVRSLLHRPDGESVMLYLDGRFREQSVTVLARDAGYALIEPCVDGPVAVASEAKLGLLPTSGVQVFAGETNE, encoded by the coding sequence ATGAAGAAAATAGTCCTTGTTCTTCTGCTTGTCGTCCTGGTGGTCGGCGGTGTCAAGCTGGTCAAAAAACGGAAACAGGCCATGGTCCAGACCCCGCTGCCGATTCCGGTTACCTACCGGGTCCGCACGGTCGAGCCTTCCTCCCGCACCGTGCGACAGACAAATACCTTTCTCGCCAGGCTGGAATCGCGCCACAGCGTGGAGATCGCCTCCAAGCTGAACGGGCGGATAGGTGCGTTGCCGGTCCGGGAAAGCCAGGTCGTGCACCAAGGTGACCTGCTTGTGCAGTTGGACGACCTGGAGATTCAGGCCTCCATCGACGGCTTGCGGGCCTCCCTTGCTTCGGCCAGGTCGCAGCGCGACTACGCGAAAAAACAGTTGGACCGTAACAGGGCCCTGTTCGATGCCGGTGGCCTGGCCCGGGAAAAACTGGAGGCCTCCGAGGTGGCCTGCAATACCGCATCGGCTACAGTAGAGGAGATTTTGCAGAAGATCAGGGGGCTGGAAAACCAGCTGGCTTACAGCCGGATCATGGCCCCGTTTGACGGGATCGTGGGTACCGTGTTCCTGCACCAGGGAGACCTGGCCACCCCGGGACGGCCCGTTCTGCGCCTGAACTCCCTGCCGCAGAAACTAACCTTTTCCTTCATGCCTTGTCCGGGCGGAGTCCAGACCGGGCAGGATGTACTGTACAAAGGGGTGAAGATCGGTACGGTGGCCCTGGTCTATGATGATGCCAGGCAGGGACTGTGGGTAGCCGAGGTTGTCCTGGACAACCGGCTGGAGCGGCCGTCGGGCAGTTACCTGACCATTGAGGTGGTCACCGGGCAGGGAACCGGCTGCGGAGTGCCGGTGCGCTCGCTGCTGCATCGGCCGGACGGCGAGAGCGTGATGCTCTACCTGGACGGTCGGTTCCGCGAACAGTCGGTCACCGTGCTGGCCCGTGACGCCGGCTACGCTCTGATCGAGCCCTGCGTGGACGGGCCGGTGGCCGTGGCCTCCGAGGCCAAGCTGGGCCTGCTGCCGACCTCTGGTGTTCAAGTGTTTGCCGGGGAGACCAATGAATAA
- a CDS encoding TolC family protein: MNLFKLGLLLCIIAQILCVVTPMQSQALTLDECVSLALKNNPDLQKQRLGLKLADQDVVEQKAQNFGRLDLVSSYTHYSLPRTLTPMTPATIATAGTGTIPTTEDLFFSGLVYEVPLFTGFARTRAVEIAALQREMAAATLKLNREQLIYNVRTLYVNILSQMTQKEAQEGYVRALIHLHDKIAREFEVGTRAKIDLLKARADLQNARARVEQLEGNIVILKAGLAALLGVDKLDTLEKLPPSERSEVVLQDKPAGDLDTLERLRAARLAVEKNAKQAEKTRSGFYPQLVLNTSYGWNYGPNDSTNPDSGDWENQEVWQVGLSMKWTVFDFGTNRARVRKAKNMERQSRYELARTRLEIQRALQEAVAKINTAVSSYHSAREELALTRETEKIEQVRYDKGAADINDLLYAKARRQLAKSSLIEASYNYTSARFYLDYLLEKGENR; encoded by the coding sequence ATGAACCTGTTCAAGTTGGGCCTCTTGCTGTGTATCATTGCCCAGATACTCTGCGTGGTTACCCCCATGCAAAGCCAGGCCCTGACGCTTGATGAATGCGTCAGCCTGGCCCTGAAAAACAATCCGGATCTGCAGAAACAACGCCTTGGGCTCAAGCTGGCTGACCAGGATGTAGTCGAGCAGAAGGCGCAGAATTTCGGCCGGCTGGATCTGGTTTCCTCCTACACCCACTATAGCCTGCCCCGGACCCTCACTCCCATGACCCCGGCCACCATAGCCACGGCCGGGACCGGCACAATACCCACCACCGAAGACCTGTTTTTTTCCGGGTTGGTCTATGAGGTGCCCCTCTTTACCGGCTTCGCCCGGACCCGGGCGGTGGAGATTGCTGCCTTGCAGAGGGAAATGGCCGCGGCCACCTTGAAGTTGAACCGGGAGCAGCTGATCTACAATGTAAGGACGCTCTATGTAAACATCTTGTCCCAAATGACGCAAAAAGAAGCCCAGGAAGGGTATGTCCGGGCGCTCATCCATCTGCACGACAAGATTGCCCGCGAGTTTGAGGTGGGAACCAGGGCGAAAATCGACCTGCTCAAGGCCAGGGCGGACCTGCAGAACGCACGGGCCCGGGTGGAGCAGCTCGAAGGTAACATCGTCATCCTGAAGGCCGGCCTGGCTGCCCTGCTGGGTGTGGATAAACTTGATACTCTGGAAAAGCTGCCCCCCTCCGAGCGGTCGGAAGTTGTTCTCCAGGACAAACCGGCCGGAGACCTCGACACCCTGGAGCGTCTGCGCGCAGCCCGGCTGGCGGTGGAGAAAAACGCCAAACAGGCGGAAAAGACCAGGAGCGGTTTCTACCCCCAGCTGGTTCTCAATACCTCCTATGGCTGGAACTACGGTCCCAATGATTCCACCAATCCCGACAGCGGCGACTGGGAGAATCAGGAGGTGTGGCAGGTGGGCCTGAGCATGAAGTGGACAGTTTTTGATTTCGGTACCAACCGGGCCAGGGTTCGCAAAGCAAAAAACATGGAACGCCAGAGTCGCTACGAACTCGCCCGGACCAGGCTGGAGATCCAGCGGGCCCTGCAGGAGGCTGTCGCAAAAATCAATACCGCCGTATCCAGCTACCACAGCGCCCGTGAGGAACTTGCCCTGACCCGTGAAACCGAAAAGATCGAACAGGTGCGTTACGATAAGGGGGCGGCGGACATCAATGATCTGCTCTATGCCAAGGCCCGCCGTCAGTTGGCGAAAAGCAGCCTCATAGAGGCCTCGTACAACTATACCTCAGCCAGGTTCTATCTTGATTACCTGCTTGAGAAGGGAGAAAACCGATGA
- a CDS encoding TetR/AcrR family transcriptional regulator — MTKKVNSKQRKGSSRERIIHAAVRLFARHGFAGTGLRELASAADVNLAMINYFFGSKKELLKEILDIFLAGYLELARLELAGNEELEVKLDRFIRSAVTYFAHHRDYLLVTITELPHDDPEIIEYKATWGRQIMEIMEKEVCRHLSTRTGERISPVVIGPMLTSMMASRFLFAPVMNQVRPEHEKEPPTGDYQEIISRIILGGLEIFETMQRRKRGEDKRRWRSQG; from the coding sequence GTGACAAAAAAAGTCAACAGTAAACAGCGCAAAGGGTCCTCCCGGGAACGAATTATCCATGCGGCGGTCCGTCTCTTCGCCCGACATGGATTTGCCGGCACCGGCCTGCGCGAGCTGGCCTCGGCTGCCGATGTCAACCTGGCCATGATCAACTATTTCTTTGGCTCCAAGAAGGAACTGCTCAAGGAAATTCTTGATATCTTTCTTGCCGGATACCTGGAACTGGCCCGCCTGGAACTGGCAGGCAACGAAGAGCTGGAGGTCAAGCTGGATCGGTTTATCCGCAGTGCGGTGACCTACTTTGCCCACCACCGGGACTACCTGCTGGTCACCATCACCGAACTGCCCCACGACGACCCGGAAATCATCGAATACAAGGCCACCTGGGGCCGGCAGATCATGGAGATAATGGAAAAGGAGGTTTGCCGCCACCTCTCGACCCGCACCGGCGAGCGGATCTCACCCGTGGTCATCGGACCCATGTTGACCTCCATGATGGCCTCACGTTTCCTTTTTGCCCCGGTGATGAACCAGGTACGTCCTGAACATGAAAAGGAACCGCCGACCGGTGACTACCAGGAGATCATCAGCCGGATCATCCTCGGGGGCTTAGAGATTTTCGAAACGATGCAGAGAAGGAAGAGAGGGGAAGATAAGAGGCGGTGGCGGTCTCAGGGCTGA